In Euphorbia lathyris chromosome 9, ddEupLath1.1, whole genome shotgun sequence, the following are encoded in one genomic region:
- the LOC136206288 gene encoding cinnamoyl-CoA reductase 2-like isoform X1, giving the protein MYLFAAASHLPPLLFTRWKLSSLLWLPFPPPTRSRINSLLHSSSHRVQGFYPALIMFIQTLPGMVQSRNLPFLALERVAWNHIYNSQVIQRLSSLTKQGRRVHAYVQNHDKLNYFEERKNLKVFYSDPFDFQSIMNALKGCCGLFYSFEPPSDQPTYDEMMADVEIRAAHNVLEACGQTDTIYKVVFTSSATALLWSNDRDKALDVDERIGVTLIYAGNSRCF; this is encoded by the exons ATGTACTTATTTGCAGCCGCCTCCCATCTCCCTCCTCTACTGTTCACAAGATGGAAACTCAGCTCCCTTCTATGGCTGCCTTTTCCACCTCCGACTAGGTCAAGGATTAATTCTCTTCTCCATTCTTCTTCTCATCGAGTTCAAGGATTTTATCCAGCGCT GATCATGTTTATACAGACCCTCCCTGGCATGGTGCAATCGAGAAATCTTCCCTTCCTTGCTTTGGAACGCG TGGCTTGGAATCATATTTATAACAGCCAAGTAATACAACGACTCAGCAGTCTCACGAAGCAGGGCCGTCGCGTGCATGCTTATGTCCAAAATCATG ATAAATTGAATTATTTTGAAGAGAGGAAGAATTTAAAAGTATTCTATTCAGACCCATTTGATTTCCAAAGCATAATGAATGCATTAAAGGGATGTTGTGGCTTGTTCTATTCCTTTGAACCTCCATCAGATCAGCCCACCTATGAT GAAATGATGGCAGATGTAGAAATAAGAGCAGCACATAATGTGTTAGAAGCATGTGGACAAACAGATACAATATACAAAGTAGTATTCACCTCCTCTGCTACAGCTCTTTTATGGAGTAATGATAGAGATAAGGCCCTTGATGTTGATGAAAGAATTGGAGTGACATTAATTTATGCAGGAAATTCAAG gtgtttttag
- the LOC136206288 gene encoding cinnamoyl-CoA reductase 1-like isoform X2, which yields MVQSRNLPFLALERVAWNHIYNSQVIQRLSSLTKQGRRVHAYVQNHDKLNYFEERKNLKVFYSDPFDFQSIMNALKGCCGLFYSFEPPSDQPTYDEMMADVEIRAAHNVLEACGQTDTIYKVVFTSSATALLWSNDRDKALDVDERIGVTLIYAGNSRCF from the exons ATGGTGCAATCGAGAAATCTTCCCTTCCTTGCTTTGGAACGCG TGGCTTGGAATCATATTTATAACAGCCAAGTAATACAACGACTCAGCAGTCTCACGAAGCAGGGCCGTCGCGTGCATGCTTATGTCCAAAATCATG ATAAATTGAATTATTTTGAAGAGAGGAAGAATTTAAAAGTATTCTATTCAGACCCATTTGATTTCCAAAGCATAATGAATGCATTAAAGGGATGTTGTGGCTTGTTCTATTCCTTTGAACCTCCATCAGATCAGCCCACCTATGAT GAAATGATGGCAGATGTAGAAATAAGAGCAGCACATAATGTGTTAGAAGCATGTGGACAAACAGATACAATATACAAAGTAGTATTCACCTCCTCTGCTACAGCTCTTTTATGGAGTAATGATAGAGATAAGGCCCTTGATGTTGATGAAAGAATTGGAGTGACATTAATTTATGCAGGAAATTCAAG gtgtttttag